A single genomic interval of Cellvibrio sp. PSBB023 harbors:
- a CDS encoding YfiR/HmsC family protein translates to MRPVLLSLWFGLYMACLVLWAPRLCAQPLEEQKVVASYLYNFAKHIEWPNVKSLRSFNIALYGDADPALVSALAVMREKVKIHGLPVSYQQVTAADDLSTYQLVYLERTDKKTISDIYDALDGKPVLLVTRDYNNKQLVMINLISSTRGRIKFEVNKPNIINQGLAVQSELILSGGTEIDVARLYREGQASLAALQKQLRNREKILKELTASIDNQERINHNLQQQMADLARNIDASDTLIAEQKSQLQQQQSQIELSRQERETLVHEVQSRTAELDSQQDYLKNILSEIDSREKRLAYLNTTIGSLEKTILEQKNAIVGLDQMVDSQQVALRYLWGSVVLGVLLIITVFIAYIIKRRDNRRLAIRSQDLQLAQDRLAIAKRKAEDASQAKGEFLSLMSHELRTPLQSIIGYTEVVIEELKLADDETHINDLQRVINNGERLLKLINGVLDLAKIEAGGMELDLTPVRLSRLVDEALGAVGPLLEKNAIALRVDVDDGETLPAADPEKLLHILINLLGNAIKFAPRGKVEVQAYHRPEQIFISVTDSGIGISEEQQASIFDPFKQADSSTTRKYQGSGLGLSISRQLCEIMGGTLRVESELGRGARFIVELPLPIKPLITLPHKEQ, encoded by the coding sequence ATGCGCCCAGTTTTGTTATCCCTCTGGTTTGGCCTGTATATGGCCTGTTTGGTGCTCTGGGCTCCGCGTCTGTGCGCGCAGCCGCTTGAAGAGCAAAAGGTTGTTGCTTCGTATTTGTACAACTTTGCCAAACATATCGAATGGCCTAATGTTAAATCCCTTCGCTCGTTTAATATTGCCCTTTATGGTGATGCTGACCCCGCATTGGTGTCCGCATTAGCGGTGATGCGTGAAAAAGTAAAGATTCATGGGCTGCCTGTCAGCTATCAGCAGGTGACGGCAGCGGATGATTTGTCGACCTATCAGTTGGTGTATCTGGAACGCACCGATAAAAAAACCATCAGCGATATTTATGATGCCTTGGATGGCAAGCCGGTATTGCTAGTTACGCGCGATTACAACAATAAACAACTAGTGATGATCAATTTAATAAGCTCGACGCGCGGGCGTATTAAATTCGAGGTGAATAAACCCAATATTATTAATCAGGGGTTAGCGGTTCAGTCTGAATTGATTTTAAGTGGCGGTACCGAAATTGATGTGGCGCGCTTGTATCGCGAGGGACAAGCTTCATTGGCTGCCTTGCAAAAGCAGTTGCGCAACCGCGAGAAAATTTTAAAAGAATTAACGGCTTCCATCGATAATCAGGAGCGGATTAACCATAACCTGCAGCAACAGATGGCTGACTTGGCAAGGAACATTGATGCCAGTGATACACTGATCGCCGAGCAAAAAAGTCAGTTGCAACAGCAGCAGTCGCAGATTGAACTGAGCCGTCAAGAACGGGAAACGCTAGTGCATGAAGTGCAGTCGCGCACCGCTGAGTTGGATTCGCAGCAAGACTATTTGAAAAATATTCTGAGTGAAATTGACTCCCGTGAAAAGCGCCTTGCCTATTTGAATACGACGATTGGATCCTTGGAAAAAACCATTCTTGAACAAAAAAATGCGATTGTTGGTTTGGATCAGATGGTGGATTCACAGCAGGTCGCATTGCGTTATTTGTGGGGCTCTGTGGTTTTAGGGGTGCTGTTAATCATCACTGTTTTTATTGCCTATATTATCAAGCGGCGTGACAACCGGCGCTTGGCAATTCGCAGTCAGGATCTGCAGCTGGCGCAGGATCGCCTCGCTATTGCCAAACGTAAAGCGGAGGATGCCAGCCAAGCCAAGGGTGAGTTTCTTTCGCTGATGAGCCATGAATTGCGTACGCCGCTGCAATCGATTATTGGCTATACCGAAGTCGTTATTGAAGAGTTAAAGCTGGCCGACGATGAAACCCATATTAATGATTTGCAGCGTGTGATTAATAACGGTGAGCGCTTATTAAAGCTGATTAACGGCGTGTTGGATTTAGCCAAAATTGAAGCGGGTGGCATGGAGCTGGATCTCACGCCGGTGCGCCTGTCGCGTTTGGTGGATGAAGCGCTGGGTGCGGTTGGTCCGCTGTTGGAAAAAAATGCTATAGCCTTGCGCGTGGATGTGGATGATGGTGAAACCCTGCCCGCTGCCGATCCGGAAAAGCTGTTGCATATTTTAATCAACCTGTTGGGCAATGCGATTAAATTTGCTCCACGGGGTAAGGTGGAAGTGCAGGCTTACCATCGCCCTGAGCAAATATTTATCAGCGTGACCGATAGCGGAATAGGTATTTCTGAGGAGCAACAGGCGAGTATTTTTGATCCATTCAAACAAGCCGATTCCAGTACTACCCGTAAATATCAGGGCAGTGGTTTAGGTTTATCCATTAGTCGTCAGCTGTGTGAAATTATGGGCGGTACTCTTCGTGTGGAAAGCGAGTTAGGTCGCGGTGCCCGTTTTATTGTGGAGCTGCCACTGCCCATTAAACCGCTGATAACACTGCCGCATAAAGAACAATAA
- a CDS encoding aldose epimerase family protein: protein MSTSSAISQKQFGTTPAGDVVTEYTLRNKPGSCVKIITLGGIITEWHMRDKQGTLADVVLGFDTLEPYLEVGPYFGAVIGRVGNRIANAQFTLDGETYHLTANNGSNNLHGGPVGFDKKVWSASTAEDANGPILTLQLLSEDGDQGFPGNLSVTVTYQFTHNGELIVDYFATTDKATPVNLTQHSYFNLAAFSAESGGDILNHKAQIFADHINAVNEAQIPVGDLMPVAGTPFDFRAPRLIGELINADHEQIKNGFGYDHNFIINQKSYKELTLAARVEEQTSGRVLEVFTQEPGVQFYSGNFLDGSLSGKGITYQKRSGFCLEPQHHPDSINQSQFPSIVLRPGDEYKTRTIFKLSVK, encoded by the coding sequence ATGAGCACATCTTCGGCAATTTCACAAAAACAATTCGGCACCACACCCGCAGGTGATGTTGTGACTGAATATACGCTGCGCAACAAACCCGGTAGCTGCGTAAAAATTATCACCCTTGGCGGCATCATCACCGAGTGGCATATGCGCGACAAACAGGGCACGCTGGCCGATGTGGTTTTGGGGTTTGATACCCTGGAGCCCTATTTGGAGGTTGGACCCTATTTTGGTGCTGTGATTGGCCGCGTTGGTAATCGTATCGCCAATGCACAATTCACATTGGATGGCGAGACTTACCATTTAACGGCGAACAACGGCAGCAATAATTTGCACGGCGGCCCCGTCGGTTTTGATAAAAAAGTCTGGAGTGCTTCCACCGCTGAAGATGCAAATGGGCCGATTTTAACATTGCAGTTGTTGAGTGAAGATGGCGACCAGGGCTTTCCCGGAAATTTGAGTGTGACTGTTACTTATCAATTCACACATAATGGTGAGTTGATTGTGGATTACTTCGCCACAACTGACAAAGCCACACCGGTAAACCTCACGCAGCACAGTTATTTTAACCTCGCCGCATTCAGTGCAGAGAGTGGGGGCGACATTCTCAACCACAAAGCGCAAATATTTGCCGATCATATTAACGCCGTTAATGAAGCACAAATTCCAGTGGGCGATTTAATGCCCGTGGCAGGAACCCCATTTGATTTCCGCGCGCCGCGTTTAATTGGCGAGCTAATTAATGCGGATCATGAACAAATCAAAAATGGCTTTGGTTACGATCACAATTTTATTATCAACCAAAAATCCTACAAAGAGCTTACCTTGGCTGCGCGGGTGGAAGAGCAAACCTCTGGCCGAGTGTTGGAAGTCTTTACCCAAGAGCCGGGCGTACAATTTTATTCCGGTAATTTTTTGGATGGCTCGCTCAGTGGCAAAGGCATCACCTACCAAAAACGTAGCGGCTTCTGCCTGGAGCCCCAACACCACCCGGATTCCATCAACCAATCGCAATTCCCGTCGATAGTCTTGCGCCCTGGCGATGAATATAAAACCCGCACTATTTTTAAATTGTCGGTGAAGTGA
- a CDS encoding family 43 glycosylhydrolase, with product MKKLLSLLLLPTLLLGCGKEPDAPTEKSAVSTAQSESGQTAGQLANTFTNPIFPNSADPWLEYFDGNYYLTTTTWTSQLVMRKSPTLGGLATATPINVWSESDLGRCCNFWAFEFHRLNTPNGYRWYLMYTSGVAENLDRQHLSVIESQGEDPLGPYTYKGSPMPDIWNIDGNYLEHNGQLYLLWSQWVGDEQTIWISKMSNPWTVEGERVLIVRPQYEWEFSGRKVNEGPEILKRNGKTFMVYSASYCNTPDYKLGLIELVGDDPLKVDSWHKFDKPVFSKGNGVYGPGHNGFFKSPDGTEDWLIYHGNASELEGCSSTRSVRAQKFTWNDDDTPNFGEPVAAGTPVASPSGENGPLITTVQGTQVSLVNKADNSCVVSDNNGSISVAACDDTNAGENTAVTWSLDYTTNGNYRLVNSSGLFLTAGAAQCDLDKTGELAALPWHNQLCQQWQVKPHLLGWVTLVNAQTQEELRFANCQESKPKEVAKSVDDIPQFVTEKAACVQWRLQPEHELAITSIQSGRAISIAANSIVPGSNIEQREWQNSVGQRWNITAANEGYFYIQSSANTQLCMAVAGKSIVPGSNVELAQCGEDYTQWQVEFLADGTVKLANRKSALVLDLAHGAIADHANFAQAQWLNSDGQRFQLKSIH from the coding sequence ATGAAAAAATTATTATCCTTATTGTTATTGCCAACGCTATTGCTCGGCTGCGGTAAAGAGCCTGATGCGCCCACCGAAAAAAGCGCGGTATCTACCGCGCAAAGCGAATCAGGCCAAACAGCCGGGCAGTTGGCCAATACGTTTACCAATCCTATTTTTCCCAACAGTGCAGACCCATGGCTGGAATATTTTGACGGCAATTATTATTTAACCACTACCACCTGGACATCGCAGTTGGTTATGCGGAAATCCCCCACCTTGGGCGGCCTTGCAACAGCCACACCTATTAATGTGTGGTCTGAAAGTGATTTGGGGCGCTGCTGTAACTTTTGGGCGTTTGAATTCCATCGCCTGAATACACCAAATGGATACCGTTGGTACTTAATGTATACCTCAGGTGTTGCGGAAAATTTGGATCGACAGCATTTAAGCGTGATTGAAAGCCAGGGCGAAGACCCGCTAGGCCCCTACACCTACAAAGGCTCACCCATGCCCGATATTTGGAATATCGATGGCAATTACCTTGAGCACAATGGTCAATTGTATTTGCTTTGGTCGCAGTGGGTGGGTGATGAGCAAACTATTTGGATTTCCAAAATGAGCAACCCCTGGACCGTAGAAGGCGAGCGTGTATTAATTGTGCGCCCGCAATACGAATGGGAATTTTCTGGTCGTAAAGTAAATGAAGGCCCGGAAATTTTAAAACGCAACGGCAAAACGTTTATGGTGTATTCCGCAAGCTATTGCAACACGCCGGACTACAAATTGGGGTTGATTGAATTGGTGGGGGATGATCCGTTAAAAGTGGATTCCTGGCATAAATTTGACAAGCCAGTATTTAGCAAAGGCAATGGTGTTTACGGTCCTGGCCACAATGGTTTCTTTAAATCGCCCGATGGTACAGAAGACTGGTTGATTTACCACGGTAATGCCAGTGAGCTGGAAGGCTGTAGCAGTACGCGCTCTGTTCGCGCACAAAAATTTACCTGGAATGACGATGACACGCCGAACTTTGGTGAGCCAGTTGCCGCCGGTACACCGGTTGCATCTCCTTCTGGTGAGAATGGTCCTTTGATCACTACAGTGCAGGGCACACAAGTTTCATTGGTAAACAAAGCTGATAATAGTTGTGTGGTGTCTGACAATAATGGAAGCATTTCTGTTGCAGCTTGTGATGATACTAATGCCGGGGAGAATACAGCTGTAACTTGGAGTCTGGATTACACCACCAATGGCAATTACCGTTTAGTAAATAGTAGCGGACTATTTTTAACGGCTGGTGCTGCGCAATGTGATTTGGATAAAACAGGCGAATTAGCCGCCCTGCCGTGGCATAACCAACTCTGCCAGCAGTGGCAAGTAAAACCGCATTTGCTCGGCTGGGTAACACTGGTCAATGCACAAACCCAGGAAGAGTTGCGTTTTGCAAATTGTCAGGAGTCTAAGCCAAAAGAAGTAGCAAAATCAGTGGATGATATTCCTCAGTTTGTTACAGAAAAAGCGGCATGCGTGCAATGGCGTTTGCAACCGGAGCATGAGCTTGCCATCACCAGTATCCAAAGCGGCAGGGCCATTTCCATTGCTGCTAATAGCATTGTGCCGGGCAGTAATATCGAACAACGCGAGTGGCAAAATAGCGTCGGTCAGCGCTGGAATATAACGGCGGCTAATGAAGGCTATTTTTATATCCAATCCAGCGCTAATACACAGCTGTGTATGGCGGTTGCCGGAAAATCGATTGTCCCCGGCAGCAATGTCGAATTAGCGCAATGCGGTGAAGACTATACACAATGGCAAGTGGAATTCCTGGCTGATGGCACCGTTAAACTCGCTAATCGCAAAAGCGCCCTGGTACTGGACTTGGCCCATGGCGCCATTGCCGATCACGCCAATTTCGCACAAGCCCAATGGCTGAACAGCGACGGTCAACGTTTCCAACTCAAATCCATTCACTAA
- a CDS encoding family 43 glycosylhydrolase, which yields MFKSILAGLGLWLCCYGASAITLSGLTNSHDPGTIVKDGNTYFHFTTGTGIWYSTSTNLTTWTGGPAPVFTTYPSWIYSKIPGFSGSFWAPDIIHMNGYYYLYYSVSTFGTSVSAIGVARSASLTSPSWQDLGLVVESWGGSAEINAIDPALYRDHDGKVYMSYGSFFGGIGLAEINQSTGKLNGSVTKIYGGNHADIEAPYISRNGDYYYLFINRGACCNGASSTYYVQVARSTSIYGPYTNVRTLLPNTDGKYKGPGHIGVLKQDGCNYTSIHYYDLNDNGNAKLDILSMTYSNGWPTLTRNFSVASCGGVSDGLYRITARHSNKDLMPAAKSSANGAMIQQETWNSYRAQQWYVINQGTGYYSVINAASLKSLDVYDNSTAAGANIAQWDYWGGAGQKWSLTNSSGYYTLRSQLSNLPLDVLNVSTANGAQIIQWNATGATNQQFSLTRLK from the coding sequence ATGTTTAAATCGATCTTAGCGGGGCTTGGCCTCTGGCTGTGTTGCTATGGTGCATCGGCTATTACACTTTCCGGGTTAACCAATTCCCATGATCCGGGCACCATCGTTAAGGATGGCAATACCTACTTTCACTTCACCACGGGTACGGGAATCTGGTACTCCACATCGACCAACCTCACCACCTGGACGGGCGGGCCTGCGCCGGTGTTTACCACCTATCCCAGTTGGATTTACAGCAAAATCCCCGGTTTTAGTGGTTCTTTCTGGGCGCCGGACATTATTCACATGAACGGCTATTACTACCTTTATTACTCGGTATCCACCTTTGGTACTTCGGTATCGGCAATCGGTGTTGCGCGTTCGGCGTCGCTCACCTCGCCAAGTTGGCAGGATCTTGGTTTGGTGGTGGAGTCATGGGGCGGCAGTGCGGAAATCAATGCGATTGATCCGGCGCTCTACCGCGATCACGACGGTAAGGTGTACATGAGTTATGGCTCATTTTTTGGCGGCATTGGTTTGGCGGAAATTAACCAGAGCACCGGGAAGCTCAACGGCAGTGTGACCAAAATTTACGGCGGTAATCACGCCGATATTGAAGCGCCCTATATTTCACGCAATGGTGATTATTACTACCTTTTTATTAATCGCGGCGCTTGTTGTAACGGCGCGAGCAGTACCTACTACGTGCAAGTCGCGCGCTCTACCTCCATTTACGGCCCTTACACCAATGTGCGTACCCTGTTGCCCAATACCGACGGCAAATACAAAGGCCCCGGGCACATTGGTGTATTGAAGCAAGATGGTTGTAATTACACCTCCATCCACTATTACGACTTGAACGATAACGGTAATGCCAAGCTGGATATTTTAAGCATGACTTACAGTAATGGCTGGCCGACATTGACGCGCAATTTTTCTGTTGCCAGTTGCGGCGGTGTAAGCGATGGCTTGTATCGCATTACTGCACGTCACAGCAATAAAGATCTTATGCCCGCTGCAAAATCGTCGGCCAATGGTGCCATGATTCAACAAGAAACCTGGAATAGTTATCGCGCACAACAATGGTATGTGATTAATCAGGGCACGGGTTACTACAGTGTGATTAATGCGGCTAGCCTGAAAAGTCTGGATGTGTACGACAACTCAACCGCCGCTGGCGCCAACATTGCTCAGTGGGATTATTGGGGTGGTGCAGGGCAAAAGTGGAGCCTGACGAATAGCAGTGGTTACTACACGCTTCGCTCACAACTGAGTAATTTGCCGTTGGATGTATTGAATGTAAGTACCGCCAACGGTGCGCAAATTATTCAATGGAATGCCACCGGTGCTACCAACCAACAATTCAGTTTGACCCGCTTGAAATAA
- a CDS encoding TonB-dependent siderophore receptor, translating to MMYKCKHKLQYQLQQAGVFSLLVAGMGVQAAPPETDFYSLSLAELGQVQIAIATGNNTSLEHAPASASVISAAEIESMGARTLDEVIGSLAGFHVTPSALSRMDILYSVRGIHTGFNSQVLLLMNGVPVQFSLQGGRPTLFRFPVSSIDRIEVIRGPGSAVYGADAYAAVINVITKTASALEKTTVGARAGSFGGRDVWLQGASEWQGWDIALNMAYSESSGDKGRRINRDLQTSLDELFGTQASHAPGALSTRYQLLDTHLSVTGQQLRINLWNWQSQDAGLGAGGSQVLDPDGSNDGDLWMADATYDFDPESSQWQNSLRLSHMTFAETVNYHLLPAGSLAPIGADGNLSLTPNAELVYFADGLIGQPGGRAHDSQMDFISLFTGWQAHRLRFAVGMREQRLTTSERKNFGPGVSNPGGPLVDVSDTAFVYLPDSQRRIGYLSLQDEWQLSPELQFTLGARYDDYSDVGSRVNPRMALVWSNSEKLTSKLLYGSAFRAPSFAELRFQNNPVTLGNSQLKPELIDTLELSFNYLLNTQWQTTVTLFSYQARDMIEFVTRPDETLVGKQANNVLDVDGDGFEWEVLWKPSSQLHMSGSYSTQRAQDVRTHHRVADAPGEQIKIMLDWEFAPEWFLNQQLQWVSDRVRALGDARPAIADYTLVGLSLRRHNLWRNVDVSLAARNLFDEDARAPSSGEIAEDYPLEGRSLWLQVNYQFD from the coding sequence ATGATGTATAAGTGCAAACATAAACTGCAATATCAATTACAACAGGCAGGAGTGTTCAGCTTGCTGGTAGCTGGCATGGGTGTGCAGGCCGCACCGCCGGAAACGGATTTTTACAGTTTATCCCTCGCTGAATTAGGCCAGGTTCAAATTGCGATTGCCACGGGCAATAACACCTCACTGGAGCATGCCCCCGCCAGTGCTTCGGTCATTTCAGCCGCTGAAATTGAGTCTATGGGCGCACGCACGCTGGATGAGGTGATTGGTAGTCTGGCGGGTTTTCATGTTACGCCCTCGGCACTGAGCCGCATGGATATCCTTTATTCCGTGCGTGGTATTCACACAGGTTTTAATTCACAAGTGCTGCTGTTAATGAATGGTGTACCTGTGCAATTCAGTTTGCAGGGTGGACGCCCCACTTTATTTCGCTTTCCCGTTAGCAGTATTGATCGCATTGAAGTGATTCGCGGACCGGGTTCTGCTGTTTACGGTGCTGATGCCTATGCAGCGGTCATTAATGTCATTACCAAAACGGCCAGCGCGTTGGAGAAAACCACAGTAGGCGCGCGCGCCGGTTCTTTTGGCGGGCGCGATGTGTGGTTGCAGGGCGCGAGTGAGTGGCAGGGCTGGGATATTGCGCTGAACATGGCATACAGCGAATCCTCGGGCGATAAAGGGCGGCGTATTAACCGCGATTTGCAAACGTCGCTGGATGAGTTATTCGGCACCCAGGCTTCCCATGCCCCCGGTGCGTTATCGACGCGTTATCAGCTACTGGATACGCATCTCAGTGTGACGGGGCAGCAACTGCGCATTAACTTGTGGAACTGGCAAAGTCAGGATGCCGGTTTGGGGGCGGGTGGCTCCCAGGTGCTTGATCCCGATGGCAGCAATGATGGCGATTTATGGATGGCCGATGCAACCTACGACTTTGATCCCGAGAGTAGTCAGTGGCAGAACAGCCTGCGCTTGAGCCATATGACATTTGCTGAGACGGTGAATTATCACTTGTTGCCTGCCGGATCTTTGGCGCCGATCGGGGCGGATGGCAACCTCAGCCTCACGCCCAATGCCGAGCTTGTTTATTTTGCGGATGGTTTGATTGGGCAACCCGGTGGCCGTGCACACGATAGCCAGATGGATTTTATTTCGCTGTTCACCGGTTGGCAGGCACATCGCTTGCGGTTTGCTGTAGGCATGCGCGAGCAGCGCTTGACCACAAGTGAGCGCAAAAATTTTGGCCCCGGTGTTAGCAATCCCGGTGGTCCTCTGGTTGATGTGAGCGATACAGCATTTGTCTATTTGCCGGATAGTCAGCGCCGTATCGGTTATCTCTCGTTGCAGGATGAATGGCAGCTGTCACCTGAGCTGCAATTTACCTTGGGCGCGCGCTACGACGATTATTCCGACGTGGGCAGCCGTGTGAATCCACGCATGGCATTGGTGTGGAGCAATAGTGAAAAACTGACCTCCAAATTACTGTATGGCAGTGCTTTTCGCGCGCCGTCTTTTGCTGAGTTACGTTTCCAGAACAACCCCGTCACTCTGGGCAATAGCCAACTGAAACCGGAGTTGATAGATACTCTGGAATTGTCGTTTAATTATTTGCTCAACACGCAATGGCAAACCACTGTGACGCTATTCAGTTATCAAGCGCGTGACATGATTGAGTTTGTTACGCGGCCGGATGAAACCCTGGTCGGCAAGCAAGCCAACAATGTGTTGGATGTTGATGGTGACGGTTTTGAATGGGAAGTGCTCTGGAAACCCTCTTCACAATTACACATGAGCGGCAGTTATTCCACACAGCGGGCACAGGATGTACGCACTCATCACCGGGTTGCCGATGCGCCGGGCGAACAAATAAAAATCATGCTGGATTGGGAATTCGCGCCCGAATGGTTTCTTAACCAACAGTTGCAGTGGGTGAGCGACCGCGTTCGTGCATTGGGCGATGCTCGCCCGGCAATTGCCGATTACACACTGGTTGGTTTAAGCCTGCGCCGCCATAATTTATGGCGCAATGTGGATGTATCGCTGGCCGCGCGCAATTTGTTTGATGAAGATGCACGCGCGCCCAGCAGTGGTGAAATTGCGGAGGATTATCCCCTGGAAGGGCGCAGCCTGTGGCTGCAAGTGAATTATCAATTTGATTGA
- a CDS encoding Thivi_2564 family membrane protein has product MDSIINLIVYLVVFGLIWWLVALLPLPSPVAQVVRVLFIIMLILIVLSVFGIIPGGYLPRLSL; this is encoded by the coding sequence ATGGACTCTATTATTAACCTTATCGTCTATCTGGTCGTCTTCGGCCTGATTTGGTGGTTGGTAGCCCTGCTGCCCCTGCCGTCACCCGTTGCCCAAGTAGTAAGGGTTTTATTTATTATCATGCTGATCCTGATAGTGCTTTCGGTATTCGGGATTATTCCCGGTGGTTATTTGCCGCGACTTAGTCTCTAG
- a CDS encoding glycoside hydrolase family 97 protein codes for MKKIASILLVIGIGVLGSGCSKKVPDVITSPDTNISVSIFVTEQNTLAYSVTRAAQPVILQSDLGLQLTSADFTQGVTIESRSRVIPVSDDYTLRVGKKSHITYHANEQTFSILNAQQQKLILTFRVSDDGVAFRYAVKDSLIANKTFVNETTSFQFAENTRAWLQPMSVAQTGWSNTNPSYEEHYQMDIAVGTPSTLGAGWAFPALFKTGDNWVLVSEAGINRDWHASRLHHESPNGEYRVAPPQSPEIFIAPNGEKGALLANSSGDLISPWRILAMGDLPRIMESTLGTDLAEPAISVPDEAIKPGHASWSWAILKDDFTTFDVQKTFIDYAAEMHWDYTLIDADWDKKIGYEKLQELVDYAAQKKIGILVWYNSSGDWNKTPYSPKSELLSHEQRKAVFARLKKIGVKGLKIDFFAGDGQSMIAYYTDIMIDAAAEGLLLNFHGATLPRGWQRTYPHLMTVEAIKGFEFTTFSQADQDSVAAHVAMSLFARNVFDPMDFTPMAFGDIPNIKRVTENSFELAESVLMISGIQHFAEIPEGMATAPEYVKQFLQDLPREWDEVKFIDGYPGKYAAIARRAGDVWYIAGINAEQDNKTLNLDLGFAAHKNAVLITSGDTERSFSQQDIGAATTLTITLRPSAGFVMVLK; via the coding sequence ATGAAAAAAATAGCCAGTATTTTGCTTGTGATAGGTATAGGGGTTTTGGGTAGTGGGTGCAGTAAAAAGGTGCCAGACGTGATTACCAGCCCCGACACAAATATCAGTGTTAGCATATTTGTGACAGAGCAAAATACCCTGGCTTATTCGGTAACGCGTGCGGCGCAACCGGTGATTTTGCAATCAGATTTGGGCTTGCAATTAACCTCTGCCGATTTCACTCAAGGTGTCACTATTGAATCGCGTTCTCGCGTGATCCCCGTAAGTGATGATTACACCCTGCGTGTCGGTAAAAAAAGTCACATCACCTACCATGCCAATGAACAAACATTTTCAATTTTGAATGCGCAACAGCAAAAACTGATACTGACTTTTCGCGTATCTGATGATGGCGTTGCCTTTCGCTATGCGGTGAAGGATTCCCTTATCGCCAACAAAACATTTGTTAACGAAACGACCAGTTTTCAGTTCGCCGAAAATACCCGCGCCTGGTTGCAACCTATGTCCGTTGCTCAAACCGGCTGGAGCAATACCAATCCCTCCTATGAAGAGCATTATCAAATGGATATTGCCGTAGGTACGCCCTCCACTCTGGGGGCGGGTTGGGCATTTCCCGCGCTATTTAAAACCGGCGATAATTGGGTGTTGGTATCCGAAGCCGGAATCAATCGCGATTGGCATGCCTCGCGTTTGCATCATGAATCCCCCAATGGCGAGTACCGCGTTGCACCGCCACAATCTCCAGAGATTTTTATCGCCCCTAACGGTGAAAAAGGTGCTTTGCTTGCTAACAGCAGTGGCGATTTAATCTCTCCCTGGCGCATCCTGGCAATGGGTGATTTACCGCGCATTATGGAATCCACCTTGGGGACTGATCTCGCTGAGCCTGCTATCAGTGTGCCGGACGAAGCGATAAAACCCGGTCACGCTTCCTGGAGCTGGGCAATATTAAAAGATGATTTCACCACCTTTGATGTACAGAAAACCTTTATCGATTACGCCGCTGAAATGCATTGGGATTACACCCTGATTGATGCCGATTGGGATAAAAAAATCGGTTATGAAAAGTTGCAGGAATTGGTGGATTACGCGGCGCAAAAAAAAATCGGCATTCTGGTGTGGTACAACTCCTCGGGCGATTGGAATAAAACACCCTATAGCCCCAAAAGTGAATTGCTTAGCCATGAGCAGCGCAAAGCTGTATTTGCGCGACTGAAAAAAATAGGCGTGAAAGGATTAAAAATAGATTTCTTCGCCGGCGATGGGCAATCCATGATTGCCTATTACACCGATATCATGATTGATGCAGCAGCAGAGGGATTGCTACTCAATTTCCACGGTGCAACCTTACCGCGCGGCTGGCAGCGCACCTATCCCCATTTAATGACAGTAGAGGCGATCAAAGGCTTCGAATTCACCACCTTCTCTCAAGCCGATCAAGACTCGGTAGCGGCACACGTAGCAATGTCGTTATTTGCTCGCAACGTGTTTGACCCTATGGATTTCACGCCCATGGCCTTTGGTGATATTCCCAATATTAAACGTGTCACTGAAAATTCATTTGAATTGGCTGAGTCAGTATTAATGATTTCCGGCATCCAACATTTTGCGGAAATTCCGGAAGGCATGGCCACCGCACCTGAATACGTGAAACAGTTTTTACAAGACTTGCCGCGCGAGTGGGACGAGGTGAAGTTTATCGATGGCTACCCCGGTAAATACGCTGCTATTGCTCGTCGCGCCGGTGATGTGTGGTACATCGCCGGTATTAATGCGGAGCAAGACAATAAAACGCTGAATCTGGATCTAGGCTTTGCTGCTCATAAAAACGCCGTGTTAATTACCAGTGGTGATACTGAGCGCAGTTTTTCACAGCAAGATATAGGGGCGGCGACAACACTCACTATTACCTTGCGCCCCAGTGCCGGTTTTGTGATGGTGCTGAAATAA